A region of the Methylobacterium nodulans ORS 2060 genome:
ATCGATGAAATCGAACATATAGAAGAATTTTCCAGACAAGCTATGGTTAGGGCAGCGCACAGTGCGCACATGTCCGCAGATCCAAACCAAGCGATGGCTGACATTGGATCGGGTGCAATTACCCATCGTACAGCTGATAGCATGAGAAAGTCTATCGCAGATCTTGGCGTTGCTCATGACAGAATAGGCAAAGCGATTGAGATGCTTGCCGCCGAAAGATCGCGCCTGCACCAGATCGAAATTGATAGGCTCCTGGACGATCTGTCTGGAGATTGCATCCGAACCCGTGCACATTTGCACAATATGCGCACCGCGTTGGAGAATTACCTTGGAGTAATCACCGAGAATCCCGGCGAAGAGTTCTACATAACAGCAAGGCGAAGAGTTGTTCAAAGCCGGCATAATGTCACTATAGATACAAAAAGCATCAAAACCATCATTATGATGAACAAAGAGCAGTTTTTTCGTAGGAGATCGCAAGCTATTGATGCGATGTTTAGGTAGAATATTGATTGTCGAATACACTTCACATGTATTGAGGGGTGCCTTGTGTTTGATCAGCGCGCCGATCACGAAGGGGCGGGTCATGGGTCACCTCCCAGCAGCGGCAGCTCCATCGCCGCCGCGATCGCCACCGGGCGCACCCAAATCGGCTCGTTCGAGAGCAGGAAGGTCTCCCCCGCCCAGGCGAGGAGCAGCGTCCTGGCGATCACCCCCATGATCGCCTCGGCCGAGGCCGGCGGGACCATGTTGCCGATCCGCTCACGCCATGCGCTGTCGGAGATGCCCTCCATCACCAGCGGCGCCGGGTCCTCCGGGTCGACGTAGCTCTGGAGCGCGGCGAGTTCGTAGGTGGTGAAGGGCCGGTGCCAGGTCCCGTCCAGCGCCCGGATCACCGCCACGAGGCGGTCATCGGCGGCCGGCAGCGCCGCGGCTGTCTCGCCCTCCGCCGGGCGCGGGTCCGCCACCGACCAGCGGCCGTTGTCGTGCTGGCCCGAGCCGGTCACCGCGCCCGAGGGCGCGTCCCATGGCGTGACGCCGTAGTGGCCGCCGGTCTGGTAGGCGGCGCGACCGCCGCGGGCGAAGTCGGGCCGGGGATCGGCGACGCACAGCGCGCCTGAGCCGACGCGATCGGCACCTGTGACGCAACCGGCCGGCTCGTCGTAGCCGACGACCTTGAGCTTGTTGCGGTGGGCGGAATCGGCCCACGTCATGCGCGGGTCGGCCACCGAAAACCGGCCCGTCGTCGCCTCGGCCTTCGCGGTGATCGCACCAGCCGGCTCGTCGAACGGCAGGACGCCCAGGATCTGGTCCTGCCACGCGCGGGCCGGACGTGGGTCGGCGAGTGCGAACGCGCCCTGCCCCGTGGTCGAGGCGCCGATCACCGTGCCGGCGGCCTCGTCGTAGGCCGTGACGCGATATTTCCCCGCGCCGCCGAACCCGGCATCCGCCCGGGGATCCGCGACAGCGAGGCCGCCACCGGGCCCGCCTGGGCCGGCAACCGCTGGCGAGGTGCCGGCCCACGGCACGATCCGGTAGACGTTGTTGAAGCGCGGCGGCCCCTGAAGTCGCGGATCGGCCACCGCATTCGGACCGGCTCCCACCGCCATGTTGCCGGTCACAGTCCCGGCAACGGCGTCCCAGGCGCGCACGCCCATCTGGACAGACCGCTCATAGCCGTCCACCCGGGGATCAGCCACAGCGAACGTGCCGGTCGTCGGGCTGCCGCGTCCGGTCACGGTGCCGGCGGTCTCGTCCCACCGCTGCACGCCCAGCACCCCGGCATGCCAGCCCGCCTCCGGCGCGATGCCGAAGTCGGCGAGATGGCCGCCCTCGACGTGCAGCTTGTTGAGCGAGCGCCAGTCCGAACCGGCCTCCACGAAGGCGAGGCGAACCCACGTCTTCCATTGGAGGCTCGGGACCCGGTGCATCGGGCCGACCGAAAGGTCGCCCGGCAGCGGCAGGCGGCCCAGCACCTCGCCGACGCCGCGCAACCGCCGCTGCGGCGGCTCGTACAGGAAGGGCGGCACCTTGGCCTGGTGCCGCGCCACCAGGAGGAAGCGCTTCCGGCTCTGGGCCAGCCCGCCGATCACGCCGCAGTCGTGCGTCGTCTCGGCAAAGACGTAGCCATAGGCGGCGAGCAGCGCCCCGATCTGGTCGAGCAGCCAGCGCCCGCGGGTGGCGATCCGCGGCACGTTCTCGAACAGGATGAACTCAGGGGGATCGCCGGCCCAGGCCTCGAGGGTGAGCCACACCGCGCGCAGGGTCAGGCCGTTGAGCGCCTGGTACCGGGCCGTGCCGGAGATCTTGTCCGAGAGCAGGCCCGAGAAGCCCTTGCAGGGCGTCGACATGAACACGACGTGCGGGCGCTCGCCGTGTGCGGCGCGCCGGAAGTCGTCGGGCACGGCCTCGCGCCAGCCCGGCCCCGGCTGTCGGCCGTGGAACGCGACGAACTGCTCCCGGGTGAACAGGTCGAGGACGGTGCCGCGCACGCCCGCGACGCGGTCGAAGTCCGCGATGCCGGCCGGGTCGACGTCGACGGCGCCGATGCAGCGCGGCGCGGCCACGACGGCGCCGACCCGGGCCTGCCCGCGGTTGAAGCCCTTGGCCCCGCCGCCCGCGCCGCAGCAGACGTGGAAGTGGCGGATCTCCTGGCGGATCATGCGGCCCTCGCTGCGGCGAGGGCGTCGATGTTGGTGCGGTGGACGGAAAAGGTGATCGCGGCGCACCATGGGTTGGCCGCCCAGGAATCAGGGCCATGCAGCTCTCCCCAGAGAGCACGGTAGGCACTGATCGGGTCGTTGCCCCACCGCAGCCCTTCGGGGAGCGTCATACCCTCCGCAATGGCGTCCTCCTCGCTGATGTCCTGCAGCCGCTCGACGCGGACCTCGGTGACGATCAGGCTGAGGCGGGAGGCCCAGCGGGGCATGTGGATCGGCGAGCGATCCTTGATCCCAAGATGCTCATCGGTTGCGGCATACCGGACGCCGCACCAATTCGGCTTGCCACCCGGGTTGATGCTGCGCGGCGGGATGCCGTCGTAGATGTTGCCGACAGCCCAGGTCTCCCGGACCCAGAGGCGGTCTCCGACCTGCCAGGGCAAGCGGAGCCGCTCGATAGGCAGTTCGGCGTCCTGCAGGAAATGGCACCACTGCCCTTGATGCAGGCGGATCTCCCGGCCCTCCTGATGCACCCATTTGTTCATGGGTTTGCAGAGGCGCCGCGTCTGCGTCTTCCGGCCCTCGATGAGGGTGCGGATCATCGGCGCGCTGAAGATGATGGGACGATCGACCATCAGACCAGCCCCTTCTCGACGGCGACCCGCTCGGGGAGCGTGAGGGTGTGCGTGGCCTTCCCCGCGTCCGGCTCGATCTCGCAGGCGGATTTCGGGATCCAAACCGCCTTCTCGCGGTCGCCGTCCGTCGAGACGAGGACGGCGCGCGCGGTCTCGTGGTGCACAGGTCCGCCCGCTCGGCTGGATGCCGATCTGCGAGAAGCGGTTCATGTACGAGATGACGGCGAGCTTCACACTCTCGCCGGACACGCCCGGCAAGCCGCGCTTCGACTTGCCGCACAAGGTGCAGGAGCAGCACCGGGGCTTCTTCCCGCAGGGTCAGCCCATCGACGAGGCGTGCGGGCAGAAGCTCGCGGCGTGGGCGCGGGGGGGGACGCCCTCACCGGCCCTCGCGCCTCCGTCGAGCCAGCCTGAAGCGAGCGAACCGAAGCTGTTCGCCGTCGCCCGCGAGAAGGCCCGGGCCGGCCGCGAGGCCTTCGAGGATTGGCGCGAGCGCCTGACCGACCGCCAGCGCGACGGCCTCCAGCCCATCGCTGCGGAGCTCGACCGCCTCCTCGACGACGCCGACGCGCGCGCCGACGACCGCCACCTTCAGCCCGAGGACGCCTGATGCAGTCCATCGTCATGACCACGGCCGTGGCTCCGCGCTCGCTCGGCGAGCGCATCCAGCGCCGCCGCCGCAGGCTGGGCTTCCTTCAATCCGAGCTCGCACGGGCCATCGGCTGCGGGCCCGGGGCGATCTCCCGGTTCGAGCGGGGCCGCCGGGTGCCGCGCGAGGTGCTGCCGCGCCTCGCGGCCGCGCTGCAGGTCGATGTCCGCGACCTACTCGCGGATGCCGCGGCGATCGAGCCGTCCCGTGAGGAGTGCGAGCTGCTGCAGGCCTACCGCGCGCTGCCCGACAGCGGGCAGGCCGAAATCCGCAGCCTGATGGCCGCGCTTGCCGCCGGGAGGGTGGCGCGATGATCGATCCGGGCATCGCCGACCTGCGCAGCTGGGACTGGCCGACGCTCGCGATGCAGGCGCGCGGACGCCGCCGAGGCCGAGCGGAAGATGAGGGCCACGGCCGAGTTGGCCGCGTGCTACGTCGGCCGCAACGACGCCGTCAGGCGCGGGCTGCGCGACGGCGCCGCCGCCTTGGGCGCTGCGAGCCAGGACCATTATCGGCTCGCGCTCCTGGCCGAGATCTGCGGCCGGCACGCCGCGCAGATCCCGGCCATCCTGGAGGCCCTGGAGCGCGGCGAGGAGGTGACCATCCGCCAGAGCCGGGCGGCGGAGCTGGTCCGGTCGCGCAGCGCGGTCCCGGTGCGGGCGCACTGGCCGGTGATGCGGCGGCCCGGGACCGTGATGGGGCCGGTCGGGGTCGCGATGGCGGCGGAGGTGCGGTGATGCGCTCCGACCTCGTCGACCTCACCGTGCGCCTGACCCTGGTGGCGGTCGCGCGGATGGATCAGCGCTGGCTCGTCACCGCGCTGTGCGACAGCCGCCTGACCTTCCTGCGCTCGTTGAAGGGCTGGCCCACCTTCGGGAAGGGCTGGGCCAAGCGGGTGGCCGGCGTCCGGACGGAGGCGCTCGCCCTGCTCAAGGCACCGGTCATCGCGACCTCGACGACCCTGCCGCCGGTCGGGACCCAGCCCCCGAAGCCTGCCATGGTGCAGACCGGCGGCCTGGGCGCGTGGCTCAAGAGCCTGTTCGGCGGCAAGGCTGCCTGATCAACCTTTCGGAAATTCCAGACAGTTCACCCCGAGCCGGCCGGGCCCGCCGCGCGCACGCCCCCTCTCAGAAACAGGAGAGGGGTGGAGACCTCCTCCCATGGATTGGCTTCAGTTGGCCGGGCAGCTCGCGCAGGTCGGGCTGCCCTCTCTCGGCACGCTCCTCGGCACCACGCTGGGCGGGCCGCTCGGCGGCGGCATCGGCACCGCGGTGGGCAAGAGCGCGGCGGCCGCGATCGGCGCGGCCCTCGGCGTGCCAGCCACCCCGCAGGCGATTAGCCAGGCGGTGCAGGCCGATCCGGCCGGCGCGCAGCTGAAGCTGGCCGAGATCGAGGCCGCCGCAAAGCTCCAGCTGGCCGAGCTGGAAGACCTCGCGAACGCTCGCCAGATGCAGCTCGGGCTGGCGCAGGCCAGTCACTGGACCGCCGCGATGCCGGCAATCGTCACGCTCGCGATCCTCATCGCCTGGGCGCTGCTGACCAGCGCGCTCTACTTCATCCAGGGCGAGATCCCCGAGCGGGTCTACCAGCTGCTGAGCCAAGCCTATGGCGCGGCCAATCTGGCGCTCGGCACCGCCATCGCCTTCTGGCTCGGCTCCTCGCGCTCCAGCCAGCAGAAGGATGCGCAGCTCAGCGCCATCCTGCCGAGCGTGGTGAAGCGCTGACAGCGATCGAAGGAGCCAGGAGGCCAGCATGCCCACCAGCAATGTCGGGATGACCTCCCTCAACAAGACCCGCTCGACGGAATGGCTGCTGGCGTGCTGCGCCATCGCGTGGGGCTGCGCCATCCTCCAGCCCGGCGAGTTGTTCGAGATCTCCTCGTACCAGATGCTCGGGCTCATCATGCGCGAGACCACGTGGGGGGCTCTTGCCATCCTGATCGGCTGCTTGCGCTGCCTCGGGCTCGCAGTAAACGGCTGGTGGAGGCGGTCACCCATCCTGCGCGCATTGGGCTCCTACGCGTCCGGCTTCTTCTGGTTGTCCCTGTGCATCCTGCAGTTCGCAGCGGCGCGCAAGTCGGGTCTGGGCCTTCCGCCGGGGGTGTACTTCTACATCGTATTCTTCGGGTTCGAGGGATGGTGCCTCGCTGCGGCCGGCTACGACATGCAGAAGGCAGGCTCTTTCTCGATGCGGGGGCGCTGATGTCGCCAGAGGCGAAGGAGTTGTTCGATTACCTGCTGGCCTTCGCCGGCCCCGGCGCGGCGGGAGGCATTATCCTGGCAATGTTCGGTTGGCTGAAGGCGCGGGCCGAGAAACCGCACATTGCTCCGCCCTCGGTTGGAGGCGAGGGATTGGCGCAGATCGGCGGCATGGTGATGGGCGAGCGGACGGCACGAGAGCTGATCGATGGGCTTCATGCGGTCGCCGCCTCCTACGATCGATGCACGCTCGTCCGCGAAGCCGAAATGGCGATGCGGAAGCGGCACCGGGAGGAGATCCACGAAGAGCGCCGGCAGACGGTGGATGCGATCCGGTCACTCGCCGATCGCATCAGGGATGTCCGGTTGAACTAACCTCCGGCGCTGATCCGCCGTCCTCACCGAGCCCGCCCGGCACCCCGCCGCGGCGGGCTTTGTCGTTTCGGGGCTCGGACGGGCGGATCAGCCAAACTTGATCCAGGCTCCAGGCTTTGCAATATCGTTGTCATGCTGCAGCGCAACAAGCGGCTGCCAGCAAGAGAGAGACGAAATGCTCGCCAGCAGTGATCGCCCGATCTCCGGCTCGGAGATGCTCGAAGCGCTCGCAGCCGGCGGACGCGCCGTGGCGGAGCTGAATGCTCAAGGCAAGCCAGCTCGCGTCTGCCTCGTCCCAGACGGCCTGTGGGTCGAAGGGCGTCAGAAAGGGGCGCTCATTCATGGCCGCGAGCTCCGCACGATGGCGCCCTACCAGCGTGCCCAACGCATCAGGGAGATCGCGAGCAGCTTCTGAGCGTCCGACGTGGCCTAGCCCTCATCCGGCCACGGCACGACCCGGCCGACCACCTTGTAGTGCGCCGGCAGCGGGCCGGCGGGATCTCCCGGCCGTGCTCGTCGTATGCCCTACGGGAATTGCGGCGCCTCATGGACGGAGACGTAGGACCCGCACATTGCGCGGCGCTTGCGCCAGCCTACGCCGTCCGCCGTCGCGCCCCTTCGCAGGCCATGGCGCACATTCGATCGAGTTGCAGGAGGAAGGCGGGGTTGCCGAACCAGCTCGGCGCTCTGTCGAGGATGCCGTTCGCCCGCAGGGCTGCAAGAATGGTGGTGTGATCTGCATGCGCCCCGGAGCGGGCGAGCGCCCGGGCTGCAGCCACCGCTTTCACTCGGTCGCGGGTCTTCTCGCGATTAGCCCAGCCGCCCGCCATTTCACTGCCCCCAGCGGTGAAGTGCAAAACACGTCTATGAGGACCCGCGTCAAGACCAGCACTGCACACAACTGGCGCGCCGTATGGGATTTCGGCGGAGCGTGTCTCGACACCTTCACCATCCGCGATCAGCCGCATGCCGGGCGTGGGGTCGTTCAGGTCGTCGCGGACGGCCGCATCGAACCCCTCGTCGGTGACCTGCTGGGCCTCGTAGAACTCGCCGATGGTGGGGGTGTCGGGCATGCCGACGCTGGAGGACGACGCGCGTGCTTGGGGATGGCAGCGGGCCGGGCGCCCGTAGCTCGCACCCGGCCCGCTGATGGCGCTGTCCCTGACAAGGAGAGACGGGCAGCGCCACGGCCTCTGTGTGGCGCAGGCCGCGCCGGCTGTCTTTCACTTCGGACGGTTCAGAGGGCTCAAGCGCCCATCCACGCCACCTTGAACCGCTCCCGGCGGGCCTTGGCGTTCATGGTCTCGCAGGTGGCGCGGGCCCGCCGCTCCGAGAAGAAGGTCATCCGGACGATCGGGCGGGGAAAGCTGATGTCCAGGATCTGCCAGGGCTTGGGGGCAAGAGGGGCTTGACCCTGGAGGCTGTCGGCCGACACCATCCCGTTGAAAAGGACATGGGCGAACTGGAAGAAGACACTCTCGACCTTATTCATCTCTGGAGCCGGCTTTTCGTTCTTTGGCTCGCTCATCGCCGGCCTCTGTTTTGAAAACTCCGCCCCAGGCTGCACGAGATCGAATGAGGACCGGCGGCGTTTTGCGTCCTGACATGCCTGCCTGAGAAAGCTCAGCTGTAGCTCGGCATCCCGATGGCTGGGATACGAGAAACTGGTAAGACAATCCCCGGTCGCACTATCAATATAGCAGACTGAATTTCTCACAATATTTAGATAGCCATAGCCGCGATCTTCATATTCGGCCGCCTGCAGGCCGCCGCGCGGCGTCATACATTGCACGGTGTCTGGATTCAGATGGGGCTTCATGGCCAACCAATTCCTCCCGGGTTTTTAGCATGCAGCTGCTCCCCGCGTTTGCATGTTGAAATATTTCTCATCAACAAACATTGTTAATGATTTATACCGGCGAGCGGATGAAGGGACTCTCCCGGTTGTGGGCTGAAGCGTGGTTGTGATTCCCTGCTGCCCGCGGCTGGCGGGAGGACGCGATGGGCGCAGCCCTGATGATCCGGCGCGATCTGGTGAGTAGCGACGACCTGCGGCGCCTGGCGCGCCGCGAGCGCAACCGGCGCACCGCCACGCGCATGCTGGCGATCGCCAATGCTCTGGAGGGCCTGAGCCAGGCTGAAGCGGCCCCGCTTGGTCGGGCTGGAGCGCCAAGCCCTGCCTTACAGTAGCGCGTCGCCTCACGCGCGCGAGAGGCAATCCAGTAAGGCAAAGGAAGGCCGCCCTTGCGGAGCGGCCCGAGGTCTAGGGAGGAGCATGCCCCGCTGCGATGCCAACGCGGCGGGGCATCTGCGTTGTGCCATGCTGCGAGGTGCGCCGCTTGATCTGATGAGACTCGGTCATCGCCGTAGCCTGCCCGGTCCTGCGGTGGGCTTTTCTGCCCGTAGATCCCGCGCGCGGAAGATCGCCTACCCCCTAAGAAGAGATGCGCCCCACGCGGAGGATGTGTTTATCTATAGCTGCTGATAGCGAGGCTTTGCCTTTCGCCCTGCCCGGCACACCGCCGCGGCGGGGCTTTTTCGTTTCAGGGCTCGTTGTGCGGCCGCAGCACATCCCACCCCGCCACTTGGTAGTGCTTCGGCAGGGGCCGGCCTATCCCATGCCCCAGCCGGTCTTGGTACGGATCCGAGTATAGTGGGCCAGCATGGCGCGCATTCCCGGCATGCAGCGCCGAGCGTAAGATGTTACTCGATGCGGGAGGGTCCGCCTTCACGCCTGCGGGCTTTCTCAATATCCCGAGTGTTGGGCGAGACGACGAAAACCCGCTCATGCGGCAGAGCGCCAAGGGAACGCCTTCGCCAGGCTGTTCGAAATTGGTCAAATCGAGCTCAGGCTTTCAGGTCAGCGTCAGCCACGTTCAACGCGTTCTGAAGAAGTAATCCTCGCCTCCGAGGGCGCCATAAACGAACGGCTCCTGCTTGCGACCCGTGCCCGCCAGCACATCATCATGCACCAGCCCGAACAGCTTGCGGATTTCGATGCCAGGCTTGGCAATGTTCTTGATCAGCGCTGCCGCGAACGGACTATTAACCTGACCATCCTGCCCATCCAGCGCCACCTGGCCGTGCTTGGCTGCGAACGCCACCAGCGTGCCGCTCGTCTCCGGCTCGACCTTCGCCAGACCTCGCCCGACCGAACGCGCCGCGATCGTCCGCGTCATCTGCTGCAGGAACGGATTATCGCGGCAGGCATCCAGGATGACCAGGCGCAGCCTGCGCGCGCCCTCGATGCTGCCCAGGACTTGATCGAGCGGTATTGCCTCGAACTGCACGGCCCGGTCCGTCTTCAAGCGGGCATCGATCGGCACGAGATAGTTGACGCCGCCGACCTCGATGCCGTGCCCCGCGTAGTAGACGACGGCCCAGTCGGCCTTGTCCGCTTCGGCCGAGAAGCTGTTCAGGGCTCGCCGCAGATCCTCGTAGCGAAGATCGTTCTTGAGCTGAACAGTCTTGAAGCCGGTGTCCCGCAAGGAGCGGGCGATTGCGGTGGCGTCTCGCGCCGGGTTGTCGAGCGGCGCGACAGCCGCATAGGCGCTGTTGCCGATCACGAGCGCGACCCGGGTCTCGGCCAGCGGGGTGACGGCCGACACGGCAGGCGCGTGGACAACCGGCGGGGTCTGGACCGCCGCCACCACCGCGGCGGCTGCAGGCCGGCTGGCCAGAGCCGCTTGTGCCTCACCGCGCACCTTGAGGAAGGTTGCGTCTGCCTCAAGCTCAGGCTTCAGCCGCACAGCCTCAGCGAGATCCGCCAGAGCCCGGTCCGACTCGCCCCGGGCCTGGAACGTCACCCCGCGTTCCTGGTAGGCGTCCGCGTATTTGGGATTGAGGCGCACGGCTTCATTCAGCTCCGCAAGCGCGCGGTCGAGATCGCCTTTGTGCCGGAAGGCCGTGCCGCGATGGCAATACGGGTTGGCGAACCCGGGCTTGAGTCGGAGGGCTTGGTCGAGGTCTGCGATCGCCCGGTCGTACTCGCCCTTCTTGTTGAGGGCAGCCCCGCGACCGTTGTAGGCCGCTGCGGACTTGGGATCGAGCCGCAGGGCCTCGTCGTAATCCGCGATCGCCCGGTCGTGCTCGCCCTTGCGGTAGAAAGCTGCTCCGCGATTGGTGTACGCCGCCGCGTCCTTAGGATCGAGCCGCAGCGCCTGATCGTAGTCCGCGATTGCCCGGTCGTACTCGCCCTTGTTTTGAAAGGCTAACCCGCGATTGTTGTAGGCAGTTGCGGACTTGGGATCGAGGCGCAGAGCGTGATCGTAGTCGGCGATTGCCCGGTCGTATTCACCCTTGTTCCGGAAGGCATCCCCGCGATTTCTGTAGGCATATGCGTACTTGGGATTGAACCGCAAGGCTTGGTCGTAGTCTGCGATCGCTCGGTCGTTCTCACCTTTGCTCCGGAAGGCATCCCCACGCCCGGTGTAGGCGATTACGGACTTTGGATCGAGCCGCAGGGCCTGATCGAAGTCCGCGATTGCCCGGTTGTACTCGCCCTTGCTCCGGAAGGCATAGCCGCGATTGATGTAGATATTTGCGTACTTAGGATCGAAGCGCAGAGCCTGATCGTAGTCTGCAATTGCCCGGTCGTACTCGCTCTTGCTTTGGAAGGCTAACCCGCGATGGGTGTATGCGGCTGCGTCCTCAGGATTGAGCCGCAGAGCGTGATCGTAGTCGGCGATTGCCCGGTCGTACTCACCCTTGCTCTGGAAGGCGTCCCCGCGATTTCTGTAGGCATATGCGTACTTGGGATTGAACCGCAAGGCTTGGTCATAGTCTGCGATCGCTCGGTCGTACTCGCCCTTGCTCCGGAAGGCATCTCCGCGATTGGTGTAGACGACCGCGTCCCTGAGATCGAGGCGCAGGGCCTGATCGTAGTCTGCGATCGCCCGGTCGTACTCGCCCTTGCGGTAGAACGCTAACCCGCGATTGATGTAGATATTTGCGTACTTAGGATCGAGGCGCAGGGCCTGATCGTAGTCTGCAATCGCCCGGTCGTACTCGCCCTTGCGGTAGAACGCCAGGCCGCGATGGGTGTACGCGACTGCGGACTTAGGATCGAGGCGCAAAGCCTGATCGTAGTCTGCAATCGCCCGGTCGTACTCGCCCTTGCTCCGGAAGGCATCTCCGCGATTATAGTAGTCAGTTGCATCCAATGCATAAGCTGTTGGGGTTGCCAGACCAA
Encoded here:
- a CDS encoding helix-turn-helix domain-containing protein, which translates into the protein MQSIVMTTAVAPRSLGERIQRRRRRLGFLQSELARAIGCGPGAISRFERGRRVPREVLPRLAAALQVDVRDLLADAAAIEPSREECELLQAYRALPDSGQAEIRSLMAALAAGRVAR
- a CDS encoding tetratricopeptide repeat protein, giving the protein MHQAHVLMLVLGLLGLATPTAYALDATDYYNRGDAFRSKGEYDRAIADYDQALRLDPKSAVAYTHRGLAFYRKGEYDRAIADYDQALRLDPKYANIYINRGLAFYRKGEYDRAIADYDQALRLDLRDAVVYTNRGDAFRSKGEYDRAIADYDQALRFNPKYAYAYRNRGDAFQSKGEYDRAIADYDHALRLNPEDAAAYTHRGLAFQSKSEYDRAIADYDQALRFDPKYANIYINRGYAFRSKGEYNRAIADFDQALRLDPKSVIAYTGRGDAFRSKGENDRAIADYDQALRFNPKYAYAYRNRGDAFRNKGEYDRAIADYDHALRLDPKSATAYNNRGLAFQNKGEYDRAIADYDQALRLDPKDAAAYTNRGAAFYRKGEHDRAIADYDEALRLDPKSAAAYNGRGAALNKKGEYDRAIADLDQALRLKPGFANPYCHRGTAFRHKGDLDRALAELNEAVRLNPKYADAYQERGVTFQARGESDRALADLAEAVRLKPELEADATFLKVRGEAQAALASRPAAAAVVAAVQTPPVVHAPAVSAVTPLAETRVALVIGNSAYAAVAPLDNPARDATAIARSLRDTGFKTVQLKNDLRYEDLRRALNSFSAEADKADWAVVYYAGHGIEVGGVNYLVPIDARLKTDRAVQFEAIPLDQVLGSIEGARRLRLVILDACRDNPFLQQMTRTIAARSVGRGLAKVEPETSGTLVAFAAKHGQVALDGQDGQVNSPFAAALIKNIAKPGIEIRKLFGLVHDDVLAGTGRKQEPFVYGALGGEDYFFRTR
- a CDS encoding DNA cytosine methyltransferase, with protein sequence MIRQEIRHFHVCCGAGGGAKGFNRGQARVGAVVAAPRCIGAVDVDPAGIADFDRVAGVRGTVLDLFTREQFVAFHGRQPGPGWREAVPDDFRRAAHGERPHVVFMSTPCKGFSGLLSDKISGTARYQALNGLTLRAVWLTLEAWAGDPPEFILFENVPRIATRGRWLLDQIGALLAAYGYVFAETTHDCGVIGGLAQSRKRFLLVARHQAKVPPFLYEPPQRRLRGVGEVLGRLPLPGDLSVGPMHRVPSLQWKTWVRLAFVEAGSDWRSLNKLHVEGGHLADFGIAPEAGWHAGVLGVQRWDETAGTVTGRGSPTTGTFAVADPRVDGYERSVQMGVRAWDAVAGTVTGNMAVGAGPNAVADPRLQGPPRFNNVYRIVPWAGTSPAVAGPGGPGGGLAVADPRADAGFGGAGKYRVTAYDEAAGTVIGASTTGQGAFALADPRPARAWQDQILGVLPFDEPAGAITAKAEATTGRFSVADPRMTWADSAHRNKLKVVGYDEPAGCVTGADRVGSGALCVADPRPDFARGGRAAYQTGGHYGVTPWDAPSGAVTGSGQHDNGRWSVADPRPAEGETAAALPAADDRLVAVIRALDGTWHRPFTTYELAALQSYVDPEDPAPLVMEGISDSAWRERIGNMVPPASAEAIMGVIARTLLLAWAGETFLLSNEPIWVRPVAIAAAMELPLLGGDP